One window of the Pedobacter ginsengisoli genome contains the following:
- a CDS encoding serine hydrolase domain-containing protein — MKISKKKFIVLLLCSLIPSIGVCAQVLPDSVMKKVDGLFAKWNTPNTPGCVIGIVRNDSLIYAKGYGLANMEYGIPNTPETIYHMASISKQFTAYAIVLLAQQGKLKLDDDVRKYLSWFPDLKEKITIRHLLNHTSGVRDQWQLLAISGTRLDDVIKQEHIVKLLSKQRALNFKPGDHYTYSNSGFTMLAEIVKSVTGKTLRQFTDSLIFKPLGMSNTHFHDDYTEVVKNRSYSYFPREGGGFGNSVLSYSNVGATSLFTNVNDLSKWLINFYNPKAGTAEDIKLLTQKGKLNNGVESSYALGIVVKEFKGWRQYTHNGADAGYRTFATSFPDLKMGFIIFSNVGDFDIGRKGDELVSLFVKDITKKVNNTVALVIDTSKAVLDDVARAAKFSGNYIADDGTQFNFKLDYQKLYWERYGHTDLLLKAGKDTFMVADAPNVKFLFDIASSKETQVKQWWPDGKRSLLKYSPTANLTDKQLQAYAGTYYCPELDCKYGIVLKGKDLILTNSKYEDTKLQLIGMDHLRSNFWWMGHLKVLRDNKNQIAGFEVNDGRVMHLRFNKI, encoded by the coding sequence ATGAAAATCTCCAAAAAGAAGTTTATTGTCTTGCTTTTATGCTCGCTGATACCCTCAATAGGGGTATGTGCCCAGGTACTGCCAGATTCTGTCATGAAAAAAGTAGACGGTTTATTTGCGAAATGGAATACACCAAACACGCCAGGTTGCGTGATTGGAATTGTGCGTAATGATTCGCTGATTTATGCAAAAGGCTATGGTTTGGCCAATATGGAGTATGGAATACCAAATACGCCCGAAACGATTTATCATATGGCATCTATTTCCAAGCAATTTACTGCTTATGCAATTGTTTTGCTGGCTCAACAGGGAAAACTAAAGTTAGATGATGATGTTCGTAAGTATCTTTCCTGGTTCCCGGATCTGAAAGAAAAAATAACGATCAGGCACCTGCTAAATCATACCAGTGGTGTCAGAGATCAGTGGCAATTGCTGGCGATATCGGGCACCAGACTTGACGATGTAATTAAACAGGAGCATATTGTTAAATTGCTTAGTAAGCAAAGGGCGTTAAACTTTAAACCTGGAGATCATTATACTTACTCAAACAGTGGTTTTACCATGCTGGCAGAAATTGTAAAATCTGTTACGGGCAAAACACTTAGACAGTTTACGGATTCTCTCATTTTTAAGCCTCTGGGTATGAGCAATACCCACTTTCATGATGATTACACGGAGGTGGTGAAAAACCGATCATACTCATATTTTCCTCGTGAGGGTGGTGGTTTTGGTAATAGTGTTTTATCTTATTCTAATGTAGGAGCAACCAGTTTATTTACCAATGTGAATGATTTGTCGAAATGGTTGATAAACTTTTACAATCCTAAGGCGGGTACAGCAGAAGATATTAAATTATTGACGCAAAAAGGTAAGCTGAACAATGGTGTAGAATCATCATACGCATTGGGAATTGTTGTAAAAGAATTTAAAGGCTGGAGGCAGTACACCCATAATGGTGCCGATGCAGGCTACAGAACATTCGCGACTAGCTTTCCTGATCTGAAAATGGGCTTTATTATTTTTAGCAATGTTGGAGATTTTGATATCGGCCGAAAGGGTGATGAATTAGTTAGTCTTTTTGTTAAAGATATCACCAAAAAAGTAAATAACACTGTTGCATTGGTAATTGACACCAGTAAGGCGGTTTTAGACGATGTAGCAAGGGCTGCAAAATTCTCTGGTAATTATATTGCTGATGATGGCACCCAGTTTAATTTTAAATTAGACTATCAGAAACTATATTGGGAAAGGTATGGGCATACCGATCTTTTGTTAAAAGCGGGAAAAGATACTTTTATGGTAGCTGATGCGCCCAATGTTAAGTTTCTGTTTGATATAGCAAGCAGCAAAGAAACCCAGGTAAAACAATGGTGGCCAGACGGAAAACGTTCTTTGTTAAAGTATTCACCAACTGCCAACCTTACAGATAAGCAATTGCAAGCCTACGCAGGTACTTATTATTGCCCTGAGCTGGATTGTAAATATGGTATTGTGCTAAAAGGTAAAGATTTGATACTGACCAATAGCAAGTATGAGGATACTAAGCTACAGCTTATTGGAATGGATCATCTGCGCAGTAATTTCTGGTGGATGGGTCATTTGAAGGTATTACGTGACAATAAAAATCAGATCGCAGGTTTTGAAGTCAATGATGGCAGGGTAATGCATTTGAGGTTTAATAAAATATAA
- a CDS encoding alpha/beta fold hydrolase: MKKHIITYLAIATIIVAVASCQPSSKDGQTISKEVKENGADQKIKPDDSGYADVNGLKMYYEVYGSGKPLVLLHGSFMNIPLNWSHIIPQFAKNRKVIVAEMQGHGRTKDIPREFSYENMADDVSGLLKHLKIDSVDILGYSMGGGVAFQVAVRHPEQVRRLIILSGTYKHDGWWPDVEASFATMTADMFKGSPIEKQYDSLGNDPKLFPQYVKKVLSIDLKPYDWSKEVKNIKAPIFMAIGDADGVRHEHALELFRAKGGGKMGDIHGVPKSRLAIIPGTTHIGMMQHMNWIIPMINDFLDSDLKPTPPTF; encoded by the coding sequence ATGAAAAAGCACATAATAACTTATCTCGCAATTGCTACAATTATAGTGGCAGTTGCATCTTGCCAACCCTCCAGTAAAGACGGGCAAACCATTTCAAAAGAAGTAAAAGAAAATGGTGCCGACCAAAAAATTAAACCAGATGACAGCGGCTATGCAGATGTAAACGGATTAAAAATGTATTACGAAGTCTACGGAAGTGGTAAACCACTGGTATTGCTACATGGCTCATTTATGAATATCCCTTTAAACTGGTCGCACATTATACCCCAGTTTGCCAAAAACAGGAAAGTAATTGTGGCAGAAATGCAAGGTCATGGTCGTACAAAGGATATACCGAGAGAGTTTAGCTACGAAAATATGGCGGATGATGTTTCTGGCTTACTTAAGCACCTCAAAATAGATAGTGTAGACATTTTAGGATACAGCATGGGTGGCGGAGTGGCCTTTCAGGTTGCTGTGCGCCATCCTGAGCAGGTTCGACGACTTATAATTTTGTCGGGCACATATAAACATGATGGATGGTGGCCAGATGTAGAGGCAAGTTTTGCTACTATGACTGCAGATATGTTCAAAGGTTCTCCTATTGAAAAACAATATGACAGTCTGGGCAACGACCCTAAACTTTTTCCGCAGTATGTAAAAAAGGTTCTCAGTATAGATCTTAAGCCTTATGACTGGTCAAAAGAAGTAAAAAATATAAAAGCTCCAATATTTATGGCTATTGGTGATGCTGATGGAGTTCGACATGAACACGCATTAGAGCTATTTCGCGCCAAAGGCGGAGGCAAAATGGGTGATATACATGGGGTGCCTAAATCCCGACTAGCCATTATACCAGGCACAACCCATATTGGCATGATGCAACACATGAATTGGATAATACCAATGATCAATGACTTTCTTGATTCTGACCTTAAACCAACACCTCCAACATTTTAG